Proteins co-encoded in one Pseudomonadota bacterium genomic window:
- the tuf gene encoding elongation factor Tu (EF-Tu; promotes GTP-dependent binding of aminoacyl-tRNA to the A-site of ribosomes during protein biosynthesis; when the tRNA anticodon matches the mRNA codon, GTP hydrolysis results; the inactive EF-Tu-GDP leaves the ribosome and release of GDP is promoted by elongation factor Ts; many prokaryotes have two copies of the gene encoding EF-Tu), with protein DNITIVGELITPIAMEKELRFAIREGGRTVGAGVVSEIIA; from the coding sequence CGACAACATAACGATTGTTGGCGAGCTGATTACCCCGATCGCCATGGAAAAAGAATTACGCTTTGCTATTCGTGAAGGTGGTCGGACCGTAGGAGCCGGCGTCGTCAGTGAGATTATTGCCTAA